One Nodularia sp. LEGE 06071 DNA segment encodes these proteins:
- a CDS encoding NAD(P)H-quinone oxidoreductase subunit F, protein MNQFLFSISWWVPFYSLIGALVTLPWAMGIIKRTGPRPAAYFNLLTTIAGFAHSLLVFKHIWDQETEILVINWFQAADFNLSFALELSPVSIGATVLITGLSLLAQVYALGYMEKDWSLARFFALVGFFEMALSGLAISDSLFLSYTLLEVLTLSTYLLVGFWYAQPLVVTAARDAFLTKRVGDLLLLMGVVVLSTIAGSLNFSDLYEWAQTANLSPLTSSLLGLALIAGPAGKCAQFPLHLWLDEAMEGPNPASVMRNSLVVGGGAYILYKLQPILALSPVALDTLVVLGTLTAIGASLVALAQTDIKRALSHSTSAYMGLVFLAVGLEQGGVALMLLLTHAIAKALLFMSSGSVIYTTSTQDLTEMGGLWSRMPATTTAFIVGSAGMVTLLPLGSFWSMLAWADGLVHVSPWVIAVLVLVNGLTALNLTRVFRLIFWGKPQQKTRRSPEVGWQMALPMVSLTVVTLLLPLMLQQWFLLPNWESLDWYILLLLLSSTLIGVAIGSTLYLHKAWSRSRILVWRFMQDLLGYDFYIDRIYKLTIVNAVALLSKFSAWSDRYLVDGFVNLVGFATILGGQGLKYSISGQSQGYMLTILVVISVLGFFISWSLGLLDKLPF, encoded by the coding sequence ATGAATCAGTTTCTATTTTCAATAAGTTGGTGGGTGCCATTTTATAGCTTAATTGGCGCACTTGTAACTTTGCCCTGGGCAATGGGAATCATTAAGCGTACAGGCCCTAGACCGGCGGCATATTTTAACTTGTTAACGACTATTGCGGGTTTTGCCCATAGTCTGTTGGTATTTAAGCACATTTGGGATCAAGAAACAGAAATTTTGGTAATTAACTGGTTTCAAGCTGCGGATTTTAACTTATCGTTTGCTTTGGAACTTTCACCGGTCAGCATCGGGGCTACAGTTTTAATTACAGGATTAAGTCTGTTAGCACAAGTCTATGCCCTGGGTTACATGGAAAAGGACTGGTCGCTAGCACGTTTCTTTGCCCTAGTTGGCTTTTTTGAAATGGCGCTGTCTGGTTTAGCCATTAGTGATTCTTTGTTTTTGAGCTATACCCTTTTAGAAGTTCTCACCCTTTCTACTTACCTGTTAGTGGGCTTCTGGTATGCTCAACCGCTAGTGGTGACTGCGGCGCGAGATGCCTTTTTAACTAAGCGGGTGGGAGATTTGCTGCTGTTAATGGGTGTAGTGGTGCTTTCGACTATCGCCGGGAGTTTGAATTTTTCTGACTTATATGAATGGGCGCAAACGGCTAATTTAAGTCCACTGACATCGAGTTTACTGGGTTTGGCATTGATTGCGGGGCCGGCGGGTAAATGCGCTCAATTTCCCTTACACCTGTGGTTAGATGAAGCAATGGAAGGGCCTAATCCGGCTTCAGTGATGCGTAATTCCCTGGTGGTAGGTGGTGGTGCTTATATTTTGTATAAACTTCAGCCAATATTAGCTTTATCCCCAGTTGCGTTAGACACCTTAGTTGTGCTTGGAACTTTGACGGCAATTGGTGCAAGCTTAGTAGCACTGGCACAAACTGATATTAAGCGCGCGCTCTCTCATTCCACGAGTGCATATATGGGCTTAGTCTTTTTGGCGGTGGGTTTAGAGCAAGGTGGTGTGGCCTTAATGTTGCTGTTAACTCATGCGATCGCTAAAGCCCTACTATTCATGAGTTCAGGTTCAGTCATTTACACCACTAGCACCCAAGATTTAACAGAAATGGGTGGATTGTGGTCACGGATGCCAGCCACCACCACAGCCTTTATTGTCGGTTCTGCGGGCATGGTCACACTGTTACCATTAGGCAGCTTCTGGTCTATGCTGGCATGGGCTGACGGCTTAGTTCATGTTAGCCCTTGGGTAATTGCCGTTTTAGTATTAGTCAACGGCTTAACAGCCTTGAACTTAACGCGAGTCTTCAGATTAATATTTTGGGGTAAACCGCAGCAGAAAACCCGCCGTTCCCCGGAAGTTGGCTGGCAGATGGCATTGCCAATGGTGTCACTAACTGTAGTAACTTTATTGTTACCCCTGATGTTACAGCAATGGTTTCTGCTGCCCAATTGGGAAAGTCTTGATTGGTACATCTTGTTACTGCTACTTTCTTCGACTCTCATCGGCGTAGCTATCGGGTCTACACTGTATCTGCATAAAGCATGGTCACGATCCAGAATTCTGGTCTGGAGATTCATGCAGGACTTATTGGGTTATGATTTTTACATTGATAGAATTTATAAGCTAACCATAGTCAATGCAGTCGCCCTGCTATCGAAGTTTTCTGCGTGGAGCGATCGCTATCTCGTTGACGGTTTTGTAAACTTGGTAGGATTTGCCACAATTCTCGGCGGACAAGGTTTAAAATACAGCATTTCTGGTCAATCACAGGGGTATATGTTGACCATCCTCGTAGTGATTAGCGTCTTGGGATTTTTTATTAGCTGGTCATTAGGTCTACTAGATAAATTACCCTTTTAA
- a CDS encoding NADH-quinone oxidoreductase subunit M: protein MLSALILLPLFGAALIGFWPAQMSGKLSRRVALLFAVIILLWTILLAIKFNPAQVNQQFAEFIPWIDSLGLTYNLGIDGLSLPLLVLNGLLTCIAIYSSDESLQRPRFYYSLILLLSAGVTGAFLAQDLLLFFLFYELELIPLYLLIAIWGGARRSYAATKFLIYTAVSGILILASFLGMVWLSGSSSFALSSLNTSTLSLTTQLLLLGGILVGFGIKIPLVPFHTWLPDAHVEASTPISVLLAGVLLKLGTYGLLRFGMNLLPEAWTYLAPWLATWAVVSVLFGSSCAIAQTDMKKMVAYSSIGHMGYVLLAAAAATPLSTLGAVMQMISHGLISALLFLLVGVVYKKAGSRDLDVIKGLLNPERGLPVIGSLMILGVMASAGVPGLVGFISEFIVFRGTYPVFPVQTLISMIGTGLTAVYFLILMDRAFFGRLSAQVSNLPRVFWSDRIPAVILAVLIVIFGIQPAWLVRWTEPTITAMVNTHNVVAAVSLEKGTGD from the coding sequence ATGCTGAGTGCATTAATTTTACTGCCGTTATTCGGTGCAGCTTTAATCGGTTTCTGGCCTGCCCAAATGAGTGGGAAACTTTCTCGCAGAGTGGCTTTGCTCTTCGCCGTGATCATTTTATTGTGGACAATTTTACTAGCAATAAAATTCAATCCGGCACAAGTCAATCAACAGTTTGCCGAGTTTATCCCCTGGATAGATTCTTTGGGCTTGACCTATAATCTAGGAATAGATGGTTTATCTTTGCCGTTGCTGGTTTTGAATGGACTGTTAACTTGTATTGCCATTTACAGCAGCGATGAATCCCTTCAACGTCCGAGATTCTATTACTCCTTAATCCTGCTGTTAAGTGCTGGGGTTACAGGAGCATTTTTGGCACAAGATTTACTCTTATTTTTCCTGTTTTATGAACTGGAACTAATACCTCTATATCTGTTAATTGCCATTTGGGGCGGTGCAAGACGCAGTTATGCAGCCACAAAATTTCTGATTTATACGGCTGTTTCCGGCATCTTAATTTTGGCCAGTTTCCTGGGTATGGTTTGGCTGAGTGGTTCTTCTAGCTTTGCACTATCAAGTTTGAATACCTCAACTTTGTCTTTGACAACGCAGCTATTACTGCTAGGGGGAATTCTCGTCGGTTTTGGGATTAAAATTCCCTTGGTTCCCTTTCACACCTGGTTACCAGATGCCCACGTTGAAGCTTCTACACCCATTTCTGTATTGTTGGCGGGAGTGTTATTGAAGTTAGGAACCTATGGCTTACTGCGGTTTGGGATGAACTTGTTACCAGAAGCTTGGACTTATTTAGCTCCTTGGTTGGCGACTTGGGCTGTAGTCAGTGTACTATTTGGCTCATCCTGTGCGATCGCTCAAACCGATATGAAAAAAATGGTAGCCTACAGTTCAATTGGACATATGGGCTACGTACTACTAGCGGCGGCGGCGGCTACACCTTTAAGCACCTTGGGCGCTGTCATGCAAATGATTAGCCACGGTTTGATTTCGGCACTGCTGTTTTTGCTAGTGGGGGTTGTTTACAAAAAAGCTGGTAGCCGCGACTTAGATGTGATTAAAGGACTGCTGAACCCAGAACGGGGTTTGCCCGTAATTGGGAGTTTAATGATTTTAGGAGTCATGGCCAGCGCTGGTGTACCGGGTTTGGTGGGATTCATTTCCGAATTCATCGTTTTTCGAGGTACTTATCCAGTTTTTCCCGTGCAGACCCTCATATCTATGATTGGTACAGGCTTAACTGCGGTTTATTTCCTAATTCTGATGGATCGTGCCTTCTTTGGGCGATTATCTGCACAAGTTTCCAACTTACCTCGCGTATTTTGGAGCGATCGCATACCTGCCGTAATCTTAGCAGTATTAATTGTAATTTTCGGCATTCAACCCGCTTGGTTAGTCCGCTGGACTGAACCGACAATCACCGCAATGGTTAATACCCACAATGTAGTAGCTGCGGTGTCCTTAGAGAAGGGGACTGGGGATTAG
- a CDS encoding CO2 hydration protein has product MVTMKKKPANHPLAEYIEILLNGGALLPDTPDNVLEVVGILKSYGVVLDAYSNNLIYIAEHQFLVFFQFFKYFNGEISLPKLMRHWWHDRINFEYAEYCMKAMMWHGGGGLDQYLDTPEFQERAQAVIQAKFKNNPIMMGMSQLFPDFLTEMLRVSAYYTGLGQFWRIMADMFLSLSDRYDRGEIKTIPEVVDHIKQALVADALKPITYAVKIQNQVYDIIPKSAGLTFLADTAIPYVEAVFFRGTPFHGTVSYNAQAYQIPLDQAQFQYGALYADPLPIGGAGIPPTLLMQDMRHYLPDYLHKIYRRSLRGEDDLRVQICISFQKSMFCVTTATILGLMPHPIDTHDASEQIANQVYLQKWMNRLETSRLRDVNHK; this is encoded by the coding sequence ATGGTAACTATGAAAAAAAAACCTGCTAATCATCCTTTAGCTGAGTATATTGAAATCCTGCTAAATGGTGGCGCATTACTTCCTGATACTCCAGATAATGTTCTGGAAGTAGTCGGCATCCTCAAAAGCTATGGCGTAGTTTTAGATGCCTATTCAAACAATCTTATTTATATTGCTGAACACCAATTTTTAGTATTTTTCCAGTTTTTTAAATACTTTAATGGAGAGATTTCTTTACCGAAATTAATGCGTCATTGGTGGCATGACAGAATTAATTTTGAATATGCCGAATACTGTATGAAAGCGATGATGTGGCATGGTGGTGGTGGGCTAGATCAATATTTAGATACACCAGAATTTCAAGAAAGAGCGCAAGCAGTTATTCAAGCAAAATTTAAAAATAATCCGATCATGATGGGAATGAGCCAACTATTTCCTGATTTTTTAACGGAAATGTTGCGCGTCTCTGCTTACTATACTGGTTTAGGTCAATTTTGGCGGATAATGGCGGATATGTTCCTCAGTCTATCAGACCGCTACGACCGAGGCGAAATTAAAACTATACCTGAAGTTGTAGACCATATTAAACAGGCATTGGTAGCAGATGCTCTCAAACCTATTACCTACGCGGTCAAAATTCAAAATCAAGTCTATGACATCATTCCGAAATCTGCGGGTTTAACTTTCCTAGCAGATACAGCCATCCCTTATGTAGAAGCGGTATTCTTTCGGGGAACTCCTTTTCATGGCACAGTTTCCTACAATGCCCAAGCATATCAAATTCCCCTAGATCAAGCTCAATTTCAATATGGCGCACTATATGCCGATCCTTTGCCTATCGGTGGTGCGGGTATTCCTCCCACTTTGCTGATGCAGGATATGCGTCATTATCTTCCAGATTATTTACACAAAATTTATCGTCGCAGTCTTCGGGGTGAAGATGATTTGCGAGTCCAAATTTGTATTAGCTTCCAAAAATCCATGTTTTGCGTGACTACGGCAACGATTTTGGGACTGATGCCTCATCCAATTGATACTCATGATGCATCTGAACAAATTGCTAATCAAGTCTATTTACAAAAATGGATGAATCGGTTGGAAACTTCGCGGTTACGGGATGTGAATCACAAATAA
- a CDS encoding alpha-ketoacid dehydrogenase subunit beta, with protein sequence MAETLFFNALREAIDEEMARDATVFVLGEDVGHYGGSYKVTKDLYKKYGELRVLDTPIAENSFTGMAVGAAMTGLRPIIEGMNMGFLLLAFNQISNNAGMLRYTSGGNFKIPMVIRGPGGVGRQLGAEHSQRLEAYFQAVPGLKIVTCSTPYNAKGLLKSAIRDDNPVLFFEHVLLYNLKEDLPEEEYFLPLDKAEVVRRGKDVTILTYSRMRHHVLQAVKTLEKQGFDPEVIDLISLKPLDFDTIGASIRKTHRVIIVEECMRTGGIGAELTASINDRLFDELDAPVLRLSSQDIPTPYNGNLERLTIVQPEQIVEAVEKMVAMRV encoded by the coding sequence ATGGCAGAAACACTATTTTTTAACGCTCTGCGGGAAGCCATTGATGAAGAAATGGCGCGTGATGCGACTGTATTCGTTCTTGGTGAAGACGTAGGACATTACGGCGGTTCCTACAAAGTTACTAAAGACCTATACAAAAAGTATGGCGAACTCCGAGTTCTCGATACCCCCATTGCCGAAAACAGTTTTACTGGTATGGCCGTAGGCGCAGCCATGACTGGGTTACGACCGATAATTGAAGGCATGAATATGGGCTTTTTGCTCCTAGCCTTTAACCAAATATCCAATAACGCCGGAATGCTACGCTACACTTCCGGCGGTAACTTTAAAATTCCCATGGTGATTCGCGGCCCTGGCGGTGTGGGTAGACAATTGGGTGCAGAACATTCCCAACGCCTAGAAGCTTACTTTCAAGCGGTTCCTGGATTAAAAATTGTTACCTGTTCTACACCCTACAACGCCAAGGGATTACTAAAATCGGCGATTCGTGACGATAACCCGGTGTTATTTTTTGAACACGTTCTGCTTTACAACTTAAAAGAAGATTTACCAGAAGAAGAATATTTCCTACCTTTAGATAAAGCAGAAGTTGTGCGTCGGGGCAAAGATGTCACAATTCTCACTTACTCACGGATGCGCCATCATGTATTGCAAGCCGTGAAAACTTTAGAAAAACAAGGTTTTGATCCAGAAGTTATTGATTTAATATCACTCAAGCCTTTAGATTTTGATACCATCGGGGCATCCATACGCAAAACCCATCGAGTCATTATCGTGGAAGAGTGTATGAGAACTGGGGGTATTGGTGCAGAATTAACCGCCTCTATCAATGACCGCTTATTTGATGAATTGGATGCGCCAGTGCTGCGGCTTTCTTCCCAAGATATTCCCACACCTTACAACGGCAATTTGGAACGGTTAACAATTGTTCAACCAGAACAAATCGTGGAAGCTGTGGAAAAAATGGTGGCGATGCGAGTTTAA
- the secD gene encoding protein translocase subunit SecD — protein MQRQRSLLALIFVMLIAAITVIATIPVPLGLDLRGGSQLTIQVKPAPGMREITERDLEGVQKVLEGRVNGLGVSEPVIQSVGTDKILVQLPGVNDPEQAERVLGGTAQLEFRQQKPGTETQLFAFQASRNDLKAKQEELRSTDDEALIIKNQEELQQNNQAIAELFESTDPPLDGKYLQDAYGEPTQNTSNWNVAIRFEQKGGELFANLTKNLAGTGRSIGVFLDNELISAPIVGIEFAATGITGGAAVITGNFTPQAANDLGVQLRGGALPLPVEIAERRTVGASLGRDSIQSSIYAGIGGLILVLIFMVVYYRLPGLIADVSLVFYSLLTWASFALLGVTLTLPGIAGFILSIGMAVDANVLIFERTREELRAGKSLYRSVESGFYRAFSSILDSNVTTWIACAALFWFGSGLVRGFALTLALGVAVSMFTAITCSRTLMFLVVTNQAFKNKRELFCPNLPALNKAEVAK, from the coding sequence ATGCAAAGACAGCGATCGCTATTAGCTTTAATTTTTGTGATGCTTATCGCCGCTATTACGGTGATAGCAACAATTCCAGTCCCCTTGGGGTTAGACTTACGGGGCGGCTCACAGTTAACCATTCAGGTGAAACCAGCACCGGGAATGAGAGAAATTACTGAGCGAGATTTGGAAGGCGTTCAGAAAGTTTTGGAAGGTCGAGTTAATGGTCTTGGGGTTTCTGAGCCAGTAATTCAAAGTGTGGGTACAGATAAAATTCTGGTACAATTGCCAGGGGTGAATGATCCTGAGCAAGCAGAACGTGTGCTAGGTGGCACTGCACAGTTAGAATTTCGACAACAAAAGCCGGGGACAGAAACTCAACTTTTTGCTTTTCAAGCGTCAAGAAACGATCTGAAAGCAAAGCAAGAAGAGTTACGCAGCACCGACGATGAAGCATTAATTATTAAGAATCAAGAAGAATTACAACAAAATAATCAAGCGATCGCCGAATTGTTTGAAAGCACAGATCCACCACTGGATGGTAAATACCTCCAAGATGCCTACGGTGAACCCACTCAAAATACTAGTAATTGGAATGTTGCCATTCGCTTTGAACAAAAAGGTGGTGAACTGTTTGCCAATCTCACTAAAAACCTCGCAGGTACGGGGCGGAGCATTGGGGTATTTTTGGATAATGAACTGATCAGCGCCCCTATAGTGGGCATAGAATTTGCCGCCACAGGGATTACTGGTGGTGCTGCCGTAATTACAGGTAATTTTACCCCACAAGCAGCCAACGACTTGGGTGTGCAGTTACGTGGCGGTGCGTTACCCTTACCAGTAGAAATTGCCGAAAGAAGAACAGTAGGTGCTTCCTTGGGTAGAGACAGTATTCAAAGCAGCATTTATGCTGGTATCGGCGGTCTCATCTTAGTATTAATATTTATGGTGGTGTACTATCGCCTACCAGGATTGATTGCGGATGTGTCCTTAGTCTTTTACTCTCTCCTGACATGGGCGAGTTTTGCCCTATTAGGCGTAACCCTGACTTTGCCAGGAATCGCTGGTTTTATCCTCAGTATTGGCATGGCAGTTGATGCCAATGTGCTAATCTTTGAGCGGACGCGGGAAGAATTACGCGCCGGGAAATCTTTGTATCGTTCTGTGGAATCTGGTTTTTATCGGGCATTTTCGAGTATTTTAGACAGCAACGTGACTACATGGATTGCTTGTGCGGCGCTGTTTTGGTTTGGTTCTGGATTAGTCCGAGGATTTGCGCTCACCTTAGCTTTGGGTGTAGCAGTGAGTATGTTTACGGCAATTACTTGTAGCCGCACACTCATGTTTTTAGTAGTTACCAATCAGGCTTTCAAAAATAAGCGAGAACTTTTCTGTCCGAACCTGCCAGCATTAAATAAGGCAGAGGTAGCCAAATGA
- the secF gene encoding protein translocase subunit SecF, producing the protein MKLSINKSRSLWWTISSAIILISLISMVISWQNPQIRAPLRPGLDFIGGTRLQFERDCTELGNCDQPIDINAVREVAQAQGLGDSSIQIVGENGISIRSKDLDVDQRTKLQTALTEKIGTFDPQKNQIDTVGPTLGAELFRSGIIALLVSFAGIIIYLTFRFQLDYALFAIVALFHDVLVTLGGFSIFGLVLGTEVDSLFIVSLLTIIGFSVNDTVVIYDRIRETIQVNPERPIADIVDDAVNQTLGRSINTSFTTMLPLFAIYFLGGETLKNFALALIIGFTAGAYSSLFIASTLLAWWRERTGKAPVLVNAEAIDTSASSQDS; encoded by the coding sequence ATGAAACTGAGTATTAACAAATCGCGATCGCTATGGTGGACTATTTCTAGTGCCATTATTCTCATTAGTCTGATCTCAATGGTGATTTCGTGGCAAAACCCCCAAATTCGCGCACCCCTACGCCCCGGTTTAGATTTCATCGGTGGTACGCGGTTACAGTTTGAACGTGATTGTACAGAACTAGGTAACTGCGACCAACCAATAGACATAAACGCAGTCCGGGAAGTAGCCCAGGCACAGGGTTTAGGCGATAGCAGCATCCAAATAGTTGGTGAAAATGGCATATCAATTCGCAGTAAGGACTTAGATGTTGATCAGCGCACCAAATTACAAACTGCTTTAACCGAAAAGATTGGCACTTTTGACCCGCAAAAAAACCAAATTGACACTGTTGGCCCTACCCTGGGAGCCGAATTATTTAGGTCTGGTATTATCGCTCTGCTTGTTTCCTTTGCAGGCATTATTATTTACTTGACTTTCCGCTTCCAATTGGACTATGCCTTATTTGCCATTGTGGCACTGTTTCACGATGTCTTGGTGACTTTAGGCGGTTTTTCCATTTTCGGGTTAGTGCTAGGCACAGAAGTGGATAGTCTGTTCATTGTGTCCCTACTGACAATTATCGGTTTCTCAGTCAATGATACAGTGGTAATTTATGATCGCATTCGGGAAACCATTCAAGTCAATCCTGAACGCCCGATTGCTGACATTGTGGATGATGCGGTCAACCAAACATTAGGAAGGTCGATCAACACCAGCTTTACCACGATGCTGCCATTATTTGCTATCTATTTCCTTGGTGGCGAAACTCTCAAAAACTTTGCTTTAGCTCTAATTATTGGCTTTACGGCGGGGGCTTATTCCAGTCTTTTTATCGCCAGTACTCTCCTGGCTTGGTGGCGAGAACGCACAGGTAAAGCTCCGGTGTTAGTCAATGCTGAGGCAATTGATACATCTGCTAGTTCCCAAGATAGTTAA
- a CDS encoding GNAT family N-acetyltransferase, whose protein sequence is MNYPQIQFSEHRQCEIDLDKLQELFNLAAFWAKGRSIEDLGIAIANSDPVISIWDGARLIGFARATSDGIYRATIWDVVIHPEYRGTGLGRKLVETVLSHPRIRGVERVYLMTTHQQEFYEKIGFQCNVTTTMVLNNQSDIETLPVNEVQLQELLGG, encoded by the coding sequence ATGAACTATCCTCAAATTCAATTTAGCGAACATCGCCAGTGTGAAATAGACCTTGACAAACTCCAAGAACTATTTAATCTTGCCGCTTTTTGGGCAAAAGGGCGTAGTATCGAGGATTTAGGTATAGCGATCGCCAATAGTGATCCAGTGATTAGTATTTGGGATGGAGCGCGACTGATTGGTTTTGCCAGAGCAACTTCTGATGGTATCTATCGCGCTACGATCTGGGATGTGGTGATTCACCCAGAGTATCGCGGTACGGGTTTGGGGCGAAAGTTAGTCGAAACCGTTTTAAGTCATCCCCGCATCAGGGGAGTTGAGCGGGTATACTTAATGACTACTCATCAGCAGGAGTTTTATGAAAAAATTGGTTTCCAGTGCAATGTCACCACGACAATGGTCTTAAATAACCAATCTGACATTGAAACCCTTCCTGTTAATGAAGTCCAGCTTCAGGAATTACTGGGGGGATAG
- a CDS encoding sensor histidine kinase, whose amino-acid sequence MNWSNFIYLGVGLILGLGVRGLFTQSLKSSSSLSPVKSGEQPQVAQLLQQVKQTQLAYQMAQEMSLFKAGFLARTTHELRSPLNGLIGLHQLILEDLCENPEEEREFITQGHERALKLLHLIDEILNIARTEHGTNKLDIQPHCLATVLQEVNNLTYMLAANRNFPLRVVLPDPEIYVLADYRWLRQILVNLVDTAIAQMQFGSICLSCSFLPKSNPNNPLYIWLDVPTHALTASESIDLMKSGIQSSQIDEDYTTFSPGMNLLVNQTLLEVMGGKLEIVPYPMTEEITEELTRLQVSIPPVIPEAGLH is encoded by the coding sequence ATGAATTGGAGCAACTTCATATATTTAGGAGTAGGACTAATACTAGGGTTGGGTGTGCGGGGATTATTTACTCAGTCATTAAAAAGTTCCTCTAGCTTATCTCCAGTCAAATCAGGAGAGCAACCGCAAGTTGCACAACTTCTGCAACAGGTCAAACAAACGCAGCTAGCGTACCAAATGGCGCAAGAAATGAGCCTGTTTAAAGCGGGATTTTTGGCGCGAACTACCCATGAATTGCGATCGCCTCTGAATGGTTTAATTGGCTTGCATCAGTTAATTTTGGAGGATTTGTGTGAAAATCCCGAAGAAGAGCGCGAATTTATTACTCAAGGTCACGAGAGAGCGCTGAAACTGCTACATCTGATTGATGAAATTCTCAACATCGCCAGAACAGAACACGGGACTAATAAATTAGATATTCAACCCCACTGTCTGGCTACAGTTTTGCAGGAAGTGAATAATTTAACTTATATGCTGGCAGCAAATCGTAATTTTCCTTTACGAGTTGTGCTTCCAGATCCAGAAATTTATGTTTTGGCAGATTACCGATGGCTACGCCAAATATTAGTAAATTTAGTAGACACTGCCATTGCTCAAATGCAGTTCGGCAGTATCTGTCTTTCCTGTAGTTTTTTACCGAAAAGTAATCCAAATAATCCGCTTTACATTTGGCTGGATGTGCCTACCCATGCTTTAACTGCAAGTGAGTCCATTGATCTGATGAAATCAGGAATTCAGAGTTCTCAGATTGATGAAGATTACACGACTTTTTCGCCAGGAATGAATCTATTAGTCAACCAGACTTTACTAGAAGTGATGGGAGGAAAGTTGGAAATTGTGCCATATCCAATGACTGAGGAAATAACTGAGGAATTGACTCGGTTGCAAGTGTCTATCCCCCCAGTAATTCCTGAAGCTGGACTTCATTAA
- a CDS encoding L-threonylcarbamoyladenylate synthase, whose product MTQVSLGDLIAGARDGLLVSFPTDTVPALAALPEKAPLIFEAKQRSQDKPLILMGASAEDLWPYVQGTENELKIWQEVANRHWPGALTLVLPASYKVPKQMNPTDPQTIGIRVPQSAIAQNILAQTGPLATTSANFSGQQPLERLAEIAEQFPEVLTLEATKFNGEFSGIGVPSTVSKWTGNNWQILRQGTVKLSF is encoded by the coding sequence ATGACTCAAGTTTCTTTAGGTGATTTGATCGCCGGCGCACGTGATGGTTTATTAGTCAGTTTTCCTACAGATACCGTCCCCGCACTCGCAGCTCTACCAGAAAAAGCACCATTAATTTTTGAGGCCAAACAGCGCAGCCAAGATAAACCTCTGATTTTGATGGGGGCTAGTGCAGAGGATTTATGGCCTTATGTTCAAGGTACTGAAAATGAGTTAAAAATTTGGCAAGAGGTAGCAAATAGACATTGGCCGGGAGCGTTGACATTGGTATTACCAGCCAGCTATAAAGTGCCAAAACAGATGAATCCGACTGATCCGCAGACAATTGGTATCCGAGTTCCTCAGAGTGCGATCGCGCAAAATATTTTGGCACAAACAGGTCCCCTTGCCACCACTAGCGCCAATTTTTCTGGTCAACAACCCTTAGAAAGGTTAGCTGAAATTGCTGAACAGTTCCCAGAAGTTCTGACTCTGGAAGCGACAAAATTTAATGGTGAATTTTCTGGAATTGGTGTGCCTTCTACTGTGAGCAAATGGACGGGAAATAACTGGCAAATCTTGCGCCAGGGTACAGTTAAATTAAGTTTTTAG